The window CCCAGCAGAACTGATTGAATTGCTCAAACACCTGGGTCACATGCAGGACATGGAGGTGCTGAAAGAGAAACTGGAGGACGCCCCCGAGTTTCTGCATCCTTACCTGCCTGAGCTGCGTGAGGTGATGACCCAGCAGCACGATGAGGCGCAGAGAAAAGCCCGCGAATTGTGGCAGGCGTGGAGCAATACACATCAAGTCCTGATAGAATCGTGACGTGGATTTCAGCGCAGTACAGAACAGACAGCAGGCTTTCATTGAAGAGCGCGGATGGCAGGACTTTCAGACCCCCAAAAACCTGGTGATGGCCCTGATGGTGGAATCTGCCGAGCTGCAGGAGATTTTTCAGTGGCTGACCCCGGAAGAAAGCTGGCAGGTCCGGGACAAACCCGGGGTTCTGGAGCATGTGGGTGAAGAGGCCGCCGACATCCTGCTCTACCTGCTGCACCTGTGCCGGCAGCTGAACATCGATCTGGAACAGGCTGTGAATGACAAAATGCAGAAAAACGCTGTGAAGTATCCGCTGGGTTCATCATGAAGGTCCTGCAGTACATTCAGGTGCTTTTGCTCCTCACCATCCTGGGGATGATTCTGCTGGTTCAGCTGGAAAACCCCCTGGAGGTGCGTCTGCCCTTCCTGTTTGGAGGGAGAACCACCATATCACTGGGCTGGTTTCTTCTGATGACGCTGGGGGTGGGGGCCCTGTACACTTTTTTTCTGATGCTTCCCCCTTACCTTCGCAGCCTGTGGGCTGCACGCACAGAGCGCCTGCGCAGTGTTGAACTGCAGAAACAGCCCATGATGCCTGTACCCACTCCTCCAGACCTTGCTCCTGTGGAAGGAACAAAAGAAGCATGAAGGACGCTGTCTGGACGCTCGCCACGCCTGCGGCCCGGGCCGAACTGTCTCGCCTGATGGAGGACTTCAAGATCAGCCCCCTGATGGCACAGGTCTTTCATTCCAGAGGGCTGACCCGGGAGCACCTGACCCCGGAGTTTCGCCTCAGTCCCAATCCTGCCCTGCATGAGGCGGCAAGCAGGGTCATTGCGGCCATGAAAGCCAGAAAACGCATCCGCATTCATGGCGATTACGATGCGGACGGCATCACGGCCTCCAGTGTGCTGGTGCTGGGCCTGAAGGCACTGGGAGCAGATGTGCATGCTTTCATTCCCCACCGTCTCAATGAAGGATATGGCATGCATCCAGACAAGGTGCCCGAGCACATCGATGCCTGTGACCTGCTGGTGACCGTGGACTGTGGGGTCACCAACCTGGAGGAAGTCCGGCGGGTGCTGGAGGCAGGCAAGGAAGTGATCGTCACCGACCACCACAGGCCCGGAGCAGAATTCCCGAACTGTCTGGTGGTCCACCCACACCTGACCCCGAACTATGACCATGACCTGCACAACCTGACCGGGGCGGGCGTGGCATACCATCTGCTGTGGGCCATCCACCAGCAAATGGGGTTACCTGATCCGGTCGAGTACTCGGACATCGCCACCATCGGGACCATTGCAGATGTGGCTCCCCTGATCGGGGAAAACCGCGCCCTGGTGATTGCAGGCCTGAAGCAGATGAAAAACAGCATCCATGCAGGCATCCGGGCGGCCCTCAAGCAGAACAGCATCGATGATCCAAGTGCCAGAGATGTGGCTTTTATTCTGGCCCCCAGAATCAATGCTGCAGGCCGTCTGGGGGAAGCTGAAATTGCCCTGGAATTCCTCACCACCTATTCCGAGAGGCGTGCCCAGGAGCTAGGGCTGTACCTGGATGTGCGCAACAAGGAGCGCAAGGAAATTCAGGACAGGATGTTCAAGCATGCCTTGCAGATCGTCAATCCTGAGGACCCAGCCATTGTGGTCACCCACGAGGACTGGCACGCTGGAATCATGGGGATTGTGGCCAGCAAATTGCTGGAAACTTTTTACAAACCAGTCTTTATCATTGCGCAGGGCAAAGGAAGTGTGCGCTCCACCCCGGGCATCAGTGCCGTGGATGGCCTGAACTTCGCAAAAGACCTGCTCAAACGTTACGGGGGGCACTCGGGCGCAGCTGGTTTCGCCATCTACGATGAAAACATCCCTGAGCTGGAAAAACGCCTGCATGCTTTTGTGAACCGTTATCCGGTGCCTGTGCGTCAGGTGCGAATGGACACCCTGCTTCCAGCCAATGCAGCACGGTTCAGCATGCTGCATGAAATTGAGCAGTTCGAGCCTTATGGCGAGGGCATCCGCTCTCCCAGCTTCTGGGTGACCGGAACACTCGAAGAAAGCCGCCAGATGGGCAAGGAACAGAAACACTACAGTTTCAGGGTGCACGGCATCCGGGGCAAGAAGTGGGATTTCAAAGGTCCCAGACCCCACACGCCTGTAGACATTGCAGTCTGTCTGGGCAGCAACACCTACCAGAACAAGACCACCCTGGAGTTCGATGCAGATGCTGTGCGCAGGCAGGAACCCCTCAACCTGACCGAACAGGACAGCACGGTGCGGGTGTTCCGAATGGGAGCCAGAGAGGCCATTTCACACCTCAAAAACAACCCTTCCCGATTCGCGGTTTATGCCGAGAATGATGGCATTCCCTTCCTGCAGAAAAACTGTCCAGAGGTCAGATTGCTGACCCCGGAAGAGGATGCACCACGGATTCTGCTGATGGCCCTGCCTCCACTGGCCACCCTGGAACGCTGGTTGCAACAAGCAGAGGTGACTTTTGCACTGGGCGACAGAAACCTTGCGGTGCTGCTCGAAACGTACCAGCATGGCAGTGAGCACCTGACCCAGCATCCCAGACCCGAAGTTCTGGAAGAACTGGGGGTGGCGTCCTTCATGGATGTGCCAGGCACCAATGTCTGGTCCAGTGCCTCCTACCGTGAGGAAGCCCTGGAGGCGTACCTGAAAACCTGCATTGCCCAGTTCTTTGTGCGCCTGAGCGACCAGGGGTTCAGCACAGCGGTCTTGCAGCTTTTTGCAGCACATCACCCATCCGTCAAAACCCCTCTGCTGTCCATTTGACCATCACATCAAAAAGGCTGGACCCTGCGATGGCCCAGCCTTTCTTCAGCATGTTCAGGCTTCCAGTGCTGTGATCTGGTTGCTGAGCTCCTCCCACTGTTCCATCAGGGAGAAGAGCTTGCTTTCCAGGTCTGCAAGGTCCTGACCCAGACGGGCGAAATCGGCATCTGGTGCAGCCCCATCCAGGGCCTCTGCAGCCTTCTGTTGCTGGGTTTCGGTGGTGTGGATGTCTGCTTCCACCTGTTCCAGTTTGCGTTTGAGGTGCCACAGGCTGGGTCCAGAGCGTTCCCTTTTGACTTTGACCTTCACCTCTTCGGTCTTGATGCCTGCAGGGACATGCTTTTGACGGTAATACTGGTAGCCTCCCGGGTAACTGTAGAACTGTCCGTCTTCGAGGAGCCAGATCTGGTCGGAAAGGTTTTCAATGAAGCGGCGGTCGTGAGAGACCATCAGCAGGGTCCCGGGGTACTCTCTGAGGGCCTCTTCCAGGCTTTCCACCATCTCCATGTCCAGGTGGTTGGTGGGCTCATCGAGCACCAGAAAGTTGTAGTGCTGCAGGGAGAGTTTCAGCAGGGCCAGACGCGCCCGCTCTCCTCCACTGAGGTTTTTGACCTGCTTGGTCTGGGCATCATAGGGAAACATGTACGCCCCGAGCAGGTTGTGGGCCTCCTGGTCCTTTTCGACCAGCGAGCGCACCTCGTCATAGAGTGTGCTTTCTGGGTCCACGCCTCTGAGTTGCTGGTCGTAGTAGCCCACCCGCACCCGGGCTCCGGTTCTGACGGTGCTTCTGGGATCATCTGAGGAGAGGAGCCCCAGCAATGCTTTCAGGAAGGTGCTCTTCCCTGCCCCGTTCATGCCAATCAGGGCAATTTTTTCGCCTTTGCGGATGTGCACATTGACATCTTTGAAGAGTTGCCGTCCTGCATAGTTCTTGGAAAGGTGACGGGCATCAAGGACCACTTCCCCGGAGTCCTCGCAGGTGAAACGCACTTCGGTGACATCCTCATCAGGTGGGGGAGCATCCACCTGGGCGGCCTGCATGCGCTCCAGACGCTTCTCCATGGCATGGACCCGCTTGAAAAGCTGGCTGTTTTTTCTGGCCCACACCCGGTTGAGTTCAACAGAACTCTTGAAGGCGTCAATTTTACGCTGCTGGGCCTCAAAAACCTTCATCTGGTGTTCGAGTTCAGCCTCCAGAAGCAGCCTGAACTGGCTGT of the Deinococcus cellulosilyticus NBRC 106333 = KACC 11606 genome contains:
- a CDS encoding nucleotide pyrophosphohydrolase, which codes for MDFSAVQNRQQAFIEERGWQDFQTPKNLVMALMVESAELQEIFQWLTPEESWQVRDKPGVLEHVGEEAADILLYLLHLCRQLNIDLEQAVNDKMQKNAVKYPLGSS
- a CDS encoding LapA family protein, which codes for MKVLQYIQVLLLLTILGMILLVQLENPLEVRLPFLFGGRTTISLGWFLLMTLGVGALYTFFLMLPPYLRSLWAARTERLRSVELQKQPMMPVPTPPDLAPVEGTKEA
- the recJ gene encoding single-stranded-DNA-specific exonuclease RecJ, which encodes MKDAVWTLATPAARAELSRLMEDFKISPLMAQVFHSRGLTREHLTPEFRLSPNPALHEAASRVIAAMKARKRIRIHGDYDADGITASSVLVLGLKALGADVHAFIPHRLNEGYGMHPDKVPEHIDACDLLVTVDCGVTNLEEVRRVLEAGKEVIVTDHHRPGAEFPNCLVVHPHLTPNYDHDLHNLTGAGVAYHLLWAIHQQMGLPDPVEYSDIATIGTIADVAPLIGENRALVIAGLKQMKNSIHAGIRAALKQNSIDDPSARDVAFILAPRINAAGRLGEAEIALEFLTTYSERRAQELGLYLDVRNKERKEIQDRMFKHALQIVNPEDPAIVVTHEDWHAGIMGIVASKLLETFYKPVFIIAQGKGSVRSTPGISAVDGLNFAKDLLKRYGGHSGAAGFAIYDENIPELEKRLHAFVNRYPVPVRQVRMDTLLPANAARFSMLHEIEQFEPYGEGIRSPSFWVTGTLEESRQMGKEQKHYSFRVHGIRGKKWDFKGPRPHTPVDIAVCLGSNTYQNKTTLEFDADAVRRQEPLNLTEQDSTVRVFRMGAREAISHLKNNPSRFAVYAENDGIPFLQKNCPEVRLLTPEEDAPRILLMALPPLATLERWLQQAEVTFALGDRNLAVLLETYQHGSEHLTQHPRPEVLEELGVASFMDVPGTNVWSSASYREEALEAYLKTCIAQFFVRLSDQGFSTAVLQLFAAHHPSVKTPLLSI
- the abc-f gene encoding ribosomal protection-like ABC-F family protein, whose amino-acid sequence is MLVQLNNILKYYGQQTVLEDLNFALHAGERVALVGRNGAGKSTVLKLITGEEEPTFGDVRRARGTTIGMLRQDPDFDPEDTIQNVLDSAFHELDELEEQLEHLQARLGEATDADYEAYHDLLEHYQLRGGFERRARRDAVLLNFGFRGREFERVGGLSGGEKTRLGLAKLLVSNPEILLLDEPTNHLDIKMLEWLEGFLSRYAGAILVVSHDRTFLDNVTNKTAYIRDGHLKVYPGNYSQFRLLLEAELEHQMKVFEAQQRKIDAFKSSVELNRVWARKNSQLFKRVHAMEKRLERMQAAQVDAPPPDEDVTEVRFTCEDSGEVVLDARHLSKNYAGRQLFKDVNVHIRKGEKIALIGMNGAGKSTFLKALLGLLSSDDPRSTVRTGARVRVGYYDQQLRGVDPESTLYDEVRSLVEKDQEAHNLLGAYMFPYDAQTKQVKNLSGGERARLALLKLSLQHYNFLVLDEPTNHLDMEMVESLEEALREYPGTLLMVSHDRRFIENLSDQIWLLEDGQFYSYPGGYQYYRQKHVPAGIKTEEVKVKVKRERSGPSLWHLKRKLEQVEADIHTTETQQQKAAEALDGAAPDADFARLGQDLADLESKLFSLMEQWEELSNQITALEA